Part of the Amphiura filiformis chromosome 9, Afil_fr2py, whole genome shotgun sequence genome is shown below.
GTGCTTTTTATATCCTATATAACATGatgttaaggtggctgtgtactctcagacatgcatgtagtaaaagtgcaataactttgtaattattcgcgcaaaacatataaaagtatacatttttatgacggcaagacatcaataaatcttaatataaatacagatttggggtaaaaacaacaattttgaagaaaatcacaaaaagtgagcttttggcaatatttgttaggtacaacataaaaaaaaaacactctttccaaaatattttattttgtttttagctcaatctttaggctccattccaaaaacgttttttttatttttttgatattggccttattttttgagatattgaccatataaggcatcaaaatgaacttttaaaattcaaaacgcctatttgcacaaaatgatgcccaaaatcggaaatagaccaaaatataaaaaaatgagaaaactgcgtttcttgagtcgatcatgctttttacgatgatcatatttgcttacctatagatgctgtatttattgagttatcgtgtacctaaatcgtcattttaccgagaaaatgaacattgaaataatggccgttgaagtttaaagtggtcacattttgcactttcatcgaatctcacaggagaatgcgacagttttcgctttttgaaacttatattacgtgaacatcgggtaaatccacagccccttgagaagtttgagcgaaatccattcataacttgatatttaaatcgggggaaaaaacttgaaaaaacccacattttatcagctaaaactgagccatttgaccactaggtttttgtgaaatcagtgcttccgtggtgtttccataagatgcgccacaagatgcagataagcgtcgcgtaagCGTCAgcgatttgtgcgttaacaaattgcgcgacataacgcgatgagttgttgcgcgtgtaccttgctggtacaacaaagattttctttccttttcaatttcaaacacgagtggaatagtgaaataaaatccttaaaatattgcagttggaggttacaaatctggattttcattccttgtatttataaaaaacataacaaggtacaaatatatcaaaaaaactcaattttgagaaagaaacaatggctagagtacacagccgcgttaacagtCAGAGACAGTCTACTAAGAGTCACACTTTGGGTTTGCACCCAAAATTGCATTTGTGACATCTATCACAAATTTGTGATCGCGTACAGAATTTTTTACAATTCCGACCAAAAaaggtcaaaaccaatttgaagaaacttactttcttgctgacagtttcgtcagtgtaccacttgttgtgatgatccaacagctgatgacttaGATTGTAGACCCCCGTCTCTGTTCATAACTCCTTGCCCCCTTCTCCTGATCTGAATCAATTCAACATCAACCTTtgaaaaagtcagtggttcactgacaaactgtcagcaagaaagtaagtttcttgaattggttttgacaaatctAAAAACTTTTAAATAGGGTTTTTGTGAATGCAAGCCTTAACAATActattatatgacaaaaattcatATGcgtgtgttgtaaaatttgtgaaACTTACAAAAATAAAACCCACATGAAAATGACCACTTATACATCAGATGCTTAATAGGCGGGGAGGCAAAGGGGGGGAGGCAAATGTCAAGGTGGGGTATTTGAAGAAGATGGTAAAAAATGGGCTAAATATGACAAAAACGGtcaacaaatcttaaatatcagggaggccagcatggggggggggagggggaacaCCAGGAAGTTCATTTGTcaagatttagttcagattctGACATTTTCTTGACCATTTCTTGACTTTTATTAACTATTTctttaaattataaagaaatagttaaggaaAGTCAAGaaatagtcaagaaaatgactgaatcttgaataaatctgaacaaatggaTTTCCTAGTGGAAGGGGGCAAGACTTATCACAGGGGCAAGCTGCCCCCTCCTTAGGCTATTCTATTCTCACTTCCTGATCCCCAGATTATCCAAGTAGATGTGACAGCCAACAGAACCAAACCATAGTGAAGGCAATTCAGGAGCATAATCCCTCAGCATCGCTGCCTACCTCAGAACAGGAAGCAGCCGTCTTAGAGCAAACTCATGTTCATCAAGTCTACGATAGAATAGCTGAGCATTTTAGTGATACCAGACATAAGCCATGGCCAAGAGTGGCTGAATTTCTCAATAAGTTAGCTCCAGGATCTGTGGTTATGGATGTAGGTGAGTAATTCTAGCAAAGGTGAAATTTAGTGGGTAATGGGCATTGTTCCATGCCTGTGAGTCGGGTAATGTGGCACACGAAGGATAAAATCATGGAAACAAACATGTGACAATTTTTTACAGGAGCCTGAGAACAAAATGCAGCGTATATCGCAAATTTGAACACATATGGGCTGCCATTGTGGGTGACGGGGTTGCTCACTACTATCTTCTATATATCTGCTACTATCGAGTTGACAGTCACCAGCACCCCTGAACCTAGTGCTCATGTGCTATGCATTAAACATTACGTACAATACACGATCTGGTATCCAGGCTGTAAATCGCAGTTGTGTTCCAATTACGCAACAGCAGTGTGAGGGCGGTTTACATGGTTTTACAAATTGCTCAGGCGGCTGCCAACTCCCATATTTAATACTCCCTGAAAACAATGCATATCATCTGAAAAGTCTCTTTTTATCAGCATAGAGGATATTTGCAGCTACTAAAAGTTACATAATTCATGTTGATAAGCTCAGTTTGTTTGGAAATTAAAAACACAAGAATTCAGCCTTGATTTGTGCATAATGACATCAAAACTATTAAAAAGATCTTTGACATTACAGCTAGGTGAATtttgaaatgatcaaaatgtcacaGCAGAAATAGATCAGATTgtgctcacggttgtttgatgtgatcatttattaatttttcaaacaaaacattacatgatgttctattctagacctgaataataccaaaagctatcacactaataaactgtatgtacacatatattttgtagcaatttttaacatagatttttgtttctacatcaaattattcatctttttctgcttttttgtggtaatttttattctataaactgtatatttgtatgcaaattgagggtgctatttacatatatttaaattttaaattagccaaatattaTGAGTGATACCttaaatttcatgataaaaagttttttgaaaattcccttgtcatttgttagtcttttttgcTGATGTTCCAGGCGCGTATCCAGGGGAGGGGCgaagggggcgcgcgccccccggGTAAAAAATATAACAGTGAAAACTTGTCCATGAATGTCTGCtaaaatttcacacaataatagtgccaaaatggtccaccaaatggattcaattaggtcttcattttgtaaaacttTTCACTTCTGAGGggccacatccccctcagacaccccctgcgtcgcacaAGCGCTCCTGGGTGGCCGCTCCGCGgcaatattgtaggcctatttgactAAGATCGAATTTGCGCCCCCGGTCTAcgaattcctggatacgcgcctgtgttctaataccattatacaagtgtatacctcttgtaaagatgcaaacaagatttaagataaatagcgctatcattgttcaacttttcttaaaaatgactcagttttacatgccatcaaacaactgtggcTCTAATttgtaatcaattaaaatatgCTCTTTTTCTTCTTGAATAGGGTGTGGTAATGGCAAGTATCTTGGCGTGAACAGAAGCCTTTATACGGTAGGTGTAGtttcatatttgtttgtttgttttcttctttaGCCTggattactcattcagtggatgttttaaggtgtCATCTGTTCCTCAATGAGGCCCATATGTACATTAAGGTGTCATCCTTGAAATGTAAAACAATCTCACAAgcgtcttaaagccataatgtacaatttccatcaaatttttacTTTGCtatagtggttaagccgaaaggtgtgtattcaagaCAAAACTGGACATTTTTACATGAAATTCTAGCAGAGAAATTATACGTATGTATCTgagtggggcttcaactttgtccaTACTTCTGTTTTGCTCATTttgtgccaaatttttcattgcaaaaagacaattttaatgatttatccttcacttacAAGCAATTTATACATAGTTTtaacctttttttaaatacttttactgggatcactgaatgggcctttattaAATTTGGGAATTATCTCCATTTCAGTGCATAGTGCTATAGTATAGTAATTAGACCCAACCTTTTCATTGCAGATTGGCTGTGATAGAAGTCAGCATTTAGTAGACATATGTAGACAGAGACAATTCCAAGCATTTACCTCGGATGCCTTAGAGTTGCCTGTCAGATCTGCCTCTGTTGATGCCTGCATATGTATTGCTGTTATACACCACTTCTCAACTCAGGTGAGGAATCATACATTCATTTTATGTATAGACAATTCTTCTAATTTGCATGCATTAGCCATAGACGGGGTAAATAGCAGTGGCGTTGCCAGttttttgggagggggagggATAGACTTGTGAATATAccgtttagaggttaataactgcgcatcggttatttggagggcattgtgaaaaatctaaacattttgcctttggaaccgaggaatatgccccaagggatattccgaggtcgaaagcaaaatgtttagatttttcacaatgcccaacatattaccgatgccaagttattaacctcattcataaccgtctatttaatctcttcaccttacaaaataacacaaaatattgctcaaaactatataaaaatagatgatttttacatcttccctttccaaaaatcgatcaggctaaaacaggatgaccaataacaaaagtgcgtatcacaatctgtgcaaatatagtAGAGCGCAATCCAaatcgacgcacaacaacacgcaaatgccggtcaattgtgtgcgacattggaacaattgcGCATTTTGCgatcaattgtgagatattaatgacctcgatttgcgtttgcgttttcacaaataactaaatgtaattggatcgcacgcaccgtgtttattaatgaggttatgaatatgtaTTGGTGATATCCAAAgtcacatactgaggtcaaaggtcatttgaggttaacttgtaaaatgggctgaaaatgaaaaaaaaagtctcaCATCTTCGGACACCGCCGTCCCTATTTTTATACCCGAGGCCCAGAATTTTGGTTCCAGTTAGGTAAAATTGGGGCACTGTGTATGTAGTAAGCGAAACTGAATGTATGCTGTGTCAATATTTACTTTCATTTCATTATATTATATTTGTTTGGTTTTACAGGCAAGAAGAGAGAAAGCTGTTCAAGAAATTGTCCGGATCTTGAATTCTGGTGGTCAAGCTTTAATCTATGTTTGGGCTGTAGAGCAAGAAAGGAATAAAAAGAAGTCCAACTACCTCAAAGACTCAAAAACATCTGATAAAGTACAAATTGCAAACAATGGTGCTACTGACTGTGAACAAGAAGCAGTTGATACTAACTTGGAAACTGAGAGACGTAATGGTGATGCATGTCTGCAGAAACCAGTAACCGATTCATCGATTTCAAACCAGAACAGCAAAGTAACGGTGAAGGAATCACATTCAATTACTGCAAGCCCCAGTAATGTAGGTTGCTCAGATACATCTCAAGACTGTTGCAAATCACAAGGTACAGCAGATAGGGAGGATGTTCCTGATATTGAGAGGAGAAATGGAGTTGGTGAGAAGGGAGTTAGTGTTCCACAAGGTAACGATCTCCAAACTACAGACAATACATTACCCATACACAAAAACAGGACTCAATTTGTGCAGCCGGATCTTTTGGTGCCATGGCAtttgaaaatcaagaaagacACAAGTCAGGGGTCACCTTCGAAAGATTTGACAGCTCAGAATGAAGCAGCGCAGTCTGTTGTGTATCATAGGTATTATCATGTGTTTAAAGAAGGTGAATTGGAAAAATTATGTCTCTGTGTAGGTGATACAGAGGTGGTTAGTAGTTATTATGACCAGGGAAACTGGTGTGTGGTTTTCAAGAAGAAATAGTATAGTGTTGTTCCTTAGAATGCTAAGCTTTACATTGAGTTTggtcctatagtgctatcggtgcCCCGATCAGCAGTGGCTGCCGTATGGGGGGGGAGCAATTTATTGCAATTTACATTTTGTGGGATTGTGGAAAATTGTGGAAATTGTATTCTCAGTATTGTCTCAATGAATTATCTTAGGGCGTGATCACATCAGGCACTTTTGATGTAGGGACGTGGAGTTGACCCTACATCGAAACCACTTCCCCGTGTAGTGTGAACACAAAGTAAGTGGATTCGACCCTACATCAACAATGTGGATCGAAACTACCTGGTTGAGGTAGTTTCGACCCTAGGAGGTGGGTTAAATTTCAGTAATGTGAACGCATAATAATGTGGAGTGATCCAGATCGACTCCacatataccggaagtggccgtGGTCGTACGGGCAGAAATAGTGAACGTCAATGGAACAAAACGAACTGTATTCACTGGGAATTGACTTCATGACATTTACATGCTAACAATATTTCAGTCCACAGCATGCTCAACATAAGCTtacataaattacttgttttacgaTCAGACAGGCCGTGTTACGGGCAATCCCAAATAAATGGCTTATGGTTCTGTATTCAGCGTTTTAGCCGCCACAATGTTACCGCTAATCGCTTCTCTGGGGTGATGGCTTTATGAAATTTGGTATCTATGCTGCGTGGTAACGGCGCTTTACTTCCGGGTCGTTCTAACATCCGGGTATGTGGATTCGCTCCACTTACGTCATAACCCACTTTCGATGTAGATAAGCTTGGTAGTGTGAACGC
Proteins encoded:
- the LOC140160823 gene encoding tRNA (carboxymethyluridine(34)-5-O)-methyltransferase ALKBH8-like; amino-acid sequence: MASAESQEKKKLSKAEKKAARKQAKSQHLLLKHDGIATSETPTKFLLIGNGGLLNGIQQELLAPLFKHYGQVEEIVMLPGKPYSFVCYREIDRAIKAHDNLQGYVLRDGLGPTNIRMYLSYVTQVPKNSINCENLPAGLILIEDFIDQSLERELLESITWEDGSATCESQSAQQSLKHRRVKHHGYEFLYSTNNIDKDNPMPDGMPALFGQVIDDIMATGHVQCRPDQLTINQYQPGQGIPPHIDTHSAFEDAIIALSLGSQVLMEFSHPDGRHIPVLLSPRSLVTMTGEARYLWSHGITPRKGDIVPSATTDTKGGLTLMPRSVRTSLTFRAIRREPCKCDYPSRCDSQQNQTIVKAIQEHNPSASLPTSEQEAAVLEQTHVHQVYDRIAEHFSDTRHKPWPRVAEFLNKLAPGSVVMDVGCGNGKYLGVNRSLYTIGCDRSQHLVDICRQRQFQAFTSDALELPVRSASVDACICIAVIHHFSTQARREKAVQEIVRILNSGGQALIYVWAVEQERNKKKSNYLKDSKTSDKVQIANNGATDCEQEAVDTNLETERRNGDACLQKPVTDSSISNQNSKVTVKESHSITASPSNVGCSDTSQDCCKSQGTADREDVPDIERRNGVGEKGVSVPQGNDLQTTDNTLPIHKNRTQFVQPDLLVPWHLKIKKDTSQGSPSKDLTAQNEAAQSVVYHRYYHVFKEGELEKLCLCVGDTEVVSSYYDQGNWCVVFKKK